Proteins from a genomic interval of Paenibacillus sp. RC334:
- a CDS encoding acetylglutamate kinase, which yields MTKNPHCVSKAKVELKSFMRMLWEQHIAWTRMTILSLVFHLPDVNVVTARLLQNATDMGNSLRPLYGDHVAQTYGNLIREHLVLAADLVKAAIAGDQNLVAATEKKWYSNADEISEFLSRINPYLPKEEFRKMFYEHLALTKSEAVSMITKDYETSVQIYDKIEAEALEMADTITDAIAKQFPGIFV from the coding sequence ATGACCAAAAATCCTCATTGTGTAAGCAAGGCGAAGGTTGAATTGAAAAGCTTCATGCGTATGCTGTGGGAACAACATATAGCCTGGACCAGGATGACCATCCTTAGCTTGGTCTTTCATCTACCTGATGTGAACGTGGTTACCGCCCGGCTTCTTCAAAATGCAACAGATATGGGGAATTCACTTCGACCTTTGTATGGTGATCATGTAGCTCAAACATACGGTAACTTAATTAGGGAACATTTAGTGCTTGCTGCGGATCTTGTTAAAGCAGCCATAGCAGGAGATCAAAATCTGGTTGCAGCTACAGAAAAAAAGTGGTACTCCAACGCCGATGAAATTTCCGAGTTTTTAAGCCGTATCAATCCCTATCTACCTAAAGAAGAATTTAGGAAAATGTTCTACGAACACTTAGCTTTAACAAAGTCAGAGGCTGTCTCCATGATCACCAAGGATTATGAAACAAGTGTTCAGATATATGATAAAATCGAGGCGGAAGCGTTAGAGATGGCGGATACGATCACTGACGCAATCGCTAAACAATTCCCTGGAATATTTGTGTAA
- a CDS encoding DUF2935 domain-containing protein, which produces MDAFVARSLDEIRFWSRIMKEHSFFLGLGFRAEDTQLITEANQFHAIFEDIERRSHDFNIDTDPHTIKEFNTEVQNAATHIWAFKRMVLGLILQCKLPGQTNFPLLVDHISREANYFRNRLEELNSGKLEPLPDAIIDENVFFLKIMADHAKFIGHLLDPSERKLVEQAREFSNDFDTLMFQAIDLSHMRPQSQTVPLLSQFVDENRVSVKSLRDFKKTARDLIDECRIKSIIHPLLADHVFREAERFLFILDMFDQSLSGVKVNKKEIMH; this is translated from the coding sequence TTGGATGCATTTGTTGCGCGCTCATTAGATGAGATACGATTTTGGTCCAGGATCATGAAGGAGCATTCATTTTTTCTGGGGTTAGGTTTTAGAGCTGAAGATACTCAACTCATTACAGAAGCCAATCAGTTTCATGCTATTTTTGAGGATATTGAGAGAAGATCACACGATTTTAATATCGATACTGACCCTCACACAATCAAAGAGTTTAATACGGAGGTCCAGAATGCAGCGACTCATATTTGGGCGTTTAAGAGAATGGTATTGGGCCTTATATTGCAATGCAAGCTTCCCGGACAAACCAATTTCCCTTTACTGGTAGATCATATAAGCCGGGAAGCGAATTATTTCAGAAACCGTTTAGAGGAACTCAATTCAGGAAAGCTCGAACCATTACCCGATGCAATTATCGATGAAAATGTATTTTTCTTGAAAATAATGGCCGATCATGCAAAATTTATAGGCCATTTGCTAGATCCATCCGAACGTAAACTGGTTGAGCAAGCCAGGGAGTTTAGTAATGATTTTGATACGCTGATGTTTCAAGCGATTGATTTAAGTCATATGCGGCCGCAGTCGCAGACCGTTCCACTCCTGAGTCAATTTGTTGATGAAAACCGTGTCTCTGTTAAGTCCTTGCGTGATTTTAAGAAAACAGCGCGTGATTTAATCGACGAATGCCGAATAAAAAGTATTATCCATCCTTTATTAGCCGATCATGTATTTCGTGAAGCTGAGAGGTTCCTTTTTATTCTCGATATGTTTGATCAATCTTTATCAGGTGTTAAGGTGAACAAGAAAGAAATTATGCACTGA